TTTATATTTTTCACCTTCAACCTTTAAACAGATGTATAAACTATAATTGATTATAAAGTAATATAATTTAGTTAAAGatttaatatttgaaataccTGTGATATAATTAAAGCTAATCCTTGCTTGTTAATAAATTCTAATGCAAATGTCATATCTGTGCTAAGAGTGCTTAATTTCTGCAAAGCAACAGTTTTTTCTTCCATAGTCCCATTGTTAAGTTTTGTTAAGATATCACAAGCTGTTTTTGAGGGGGAGAATTCTAATCTTAAAATACTACCATTTTTTACTTCATtacgatttttttctgtgatATAATTGTGATTATTATTATCTGAAAATTGTAATGAATATGATTCAGGATCAGAAAGACCCCACCCATTGCATAGTTcctaacaaaaataaaatatattatttgcgTTTTATAAAtccttatattaatatatataacttgaaattaattttcttaaagACTACTGATAAAATTGTGcatttactatatttataaatatattaaattaacatTTGCTTTTAGATACCTGAATGATTCCAGTAAGAGGATGTTTTTGATTAAATTCAATGAGTTGTGCTACTTGGTCCGTCAtctcaacagcaattttcacgaTATTTGAATCCTTCTGGACCggcatttttattgtttgcgtGTACATGAATAATTCAGGAACAATTTTTAACTATAACGAAATCAAGAGATACGAAAACAGCCGGTTCAGTCTGTTTTGAGAAATATTACAGATTTGACGTATCTCTTGTCATAACAACGTGACGGCCATGATGCTAGTTTTATATTAAATCACAAGGCGTCTAACGGTCTCGCCCCACCACGAAACGTTTAATCAAAAGTATATAAgtgcttatatatatataaaaatatatatatgcatatttcCTAATGACTGGTATGAGATGTTACGCGCAAGTCAGGAAAcatttttatagttttatatattagaaatttaaatttaaattacgtAGGTTTGTATAATTCTtatgataatttattattatcttaCTTAAATAAACTGCAacgttgattaaaaaattttttatttttaattcttttacaTATGTATTTGTATTGCgtgattttataaaatattcattttttttatatttctctaAATTTAAAAGTTcatatacaatttattaaaatgaataattagTTACACATGACGTGCAAAAAAAAGTTTACAAGATATGATAAACTAATCAcattataaattgtattttacaaAGCATAATAAAGGGGTTATTTGCTTTGTGCAATTCTTTAGGTTAATTGTTTTTCTTATATacatttaaaatttgtttatcaCACGTATAACCTACATTCTAATTATTATCAATTAATCATAATTCATACACTTTCTTAACATAATTGTTCTATCAATTGACATTAAAATAGAGTGCAGTAAAGAAAGATCAACAAATATCAACAAATACTCTATGTTAAGTTCTACAATTTCCAATCCCATGGAATACATAATACACCATCACTCATAACAGAATAATAATGTGTTATCCAAAGCATAACACCTTTCAGTAAAGGAGCTAAAATCTTTTTATGCAATAATAAACGTTCGCAACATTGTATCATTAAATCAGGGGTAATACTATCATCCTTATTTAAAACTGTCAATCCCAATTCTTGGACAGTTTTATCATGAAGTTCACGTTCTACATGTTTTATGCTGTAAAAGAGATAGTATTTAAAAGaatgaataaatttcttaaGCTAGATCATAAGATGATCTTACTTATTATAATGATGTAATCTCTTAGTAGCTTCTTCTAAATTATCAGTAATAAAGTTTACTAAAAGGAAACTTGGACATGAAGATGGAACTATAAATTGTCCAGTAGGAGAGAGCATTAGGGGACCTGCTTCACTGAAAGTAATATTCACTTAATTATTCATACCTTACTTTAAGTTGATAATACATTATACTTACAAATAAATTGAATCAGTTAAATTTATATCCTATTTACAAATAAACAGAAAGGAAATACATATGATATGTTAAATATCACAGGTAATACTAAcgcttcaattacaatttcataAGCAGATAAACTAGCTGGCCACACTTTCGGATAATTCCGTCGTCCTCGGTAATCTGAGAGGGTTGTAGTAAGTTGTCGAAGCTGACGTTCATACTGGCTAACCATTACTTTCGGCATGAATTTCCTGCACATATAGAGTACCCTGAGCCTTACCCTTACTCAATTAATATGTTGTATTACGCACCGTCGACCAACTTTAATGTCAAGAAGCACTTGTGAAACTGCCTTTCAAAAGCTGGTAATCTTAATAATACCACATCATACTTCTGAATATTTTTAACTAACTGTaaaaatagatatttatttaataaaattaaatgtgtaataaatgttacataaataataattataattaataatttatcctTACATCAAGCCAATTGTGCCTAACTTCACCTGAATTTAACATAACATTTCCTTCTAAGCTAATGCCTGTATCATTAGCAAACACAAGTGTCCTATTTTTGAGTACCTCCATTGGTTCAGGATGATGTTCAGCTAATGCTTTAAAAGCTAATAAACATCCTCTGTAATGAGCTATGTTCCATCCACAGTcccatataatattttttaaacctaATTCAGAGCATAATATTTTTTCTAACTTTTGTACTTCCTCTCTAATTGGCCTACATGCTTCTAATTTCACATGTACTTCAGTAATATGTTTGTCTAAATATGCCCTATAAAaccataattaattaaaatttctcAATAttataatcaataaaataaaa
The Lasioglossum baleicum unplaced genomic scaffold, iyLasBale1 scaffold1826, whole genome shotgun sequence genome window above contains:
- the LOC143221026 gene encoding LOW QUALITY PROTEIN: T-cell activation inhibitor, mitochondrial-like (The sequence of the model RefSeq protein was modified relative to this genomic sequence to represent the inferred CDS: inserted 1 base in 1 codon), giving the protein MYCALRKCFCRKNAVRALSTGEVSTALRPFYFTVHPDLFGQYPTQRTVNENSLKQLSSIIENLQQQRPVRPTTLPFYLRSKNEKELKAGKFTLVQIQLKEKDLRQTILSILKTCDLPTTFVDQIEEQKPPGSTQYKSKFWQRKGVGEDIDFSELEDDPIYASILMKKKINAEPDTLKAYLDKHITEVHVKLEACRPIREEVQKLEKILCSELGLKNIIWDCGWNIAHYRGCLLAFKALAEHHPEPMEVLKNRTLVFANDTGISLEGNVMLNSGEVRHNWLDLVKNIQKYDVVLLRLPAFXKAVSQVLLDIKVGRRVLYMCRKFMPKVMVSQYERQLRQLTTTLSDYRGRRNYPKVWPASLSAYEIVIEAEAGPLMLSPTGQFIVPSSCPSFLLVNFITDNLEEATKRLHHYNNIKHVERELHDKTVQELGLTVLNKDDSITPDLMIQCCERLLLHKKILAPLLKGVMLWITHYYSVMSDGVLCIPWDWKL